The Halomonas sp. 7T genome contains a region encoding:
- a CDS encoding nitroreductase: MHVDTAITSRKSVRRFLDTPIDRATIMHILQVASRAPSGSNIQPWQVHVVAGSAKDQLCQRLLDAVDQGQSDPPEYHYYPQNWLEPYLERRRRCGFGLYETLGIGRDDKAKREAQARRNFHFFDAPVGLFITMDRRLETGSFMDCGMFIQSVMLAGRGQGLHTCPQAAFAWYHTIIREELKLDKNALLLCGIALGYEDTEAPENGFITEREDIQHFTTFYGV, encoded by the coding sequence ATGCATGTAGATACCGCCATCACCAGCCGAAAATCGGTGCGCCGCTTTCTCGACACCCCCATCGACCGCGCAACGATTATGCATATTTTGCAGGTTGCGAGCCGAGCGCCCAGCGGTAGTAATATCCAGCCTTGGCAAGTGCATGTGGTGGCGGGTAGCGCTAAAGACCAGCTATGCCAGCGGCTCTTAGATGCCGTTGATCAAGGCCAAAGCGATCCCCCCGAGTATCACTACTACCCGCAAAACTGGTTAGAACCCTATCTGGAACGCCGCCGTCGCTGTGGCTTTGGGCTCTATGAAACGCTGGGCATTGGACGCGACGATAAAGCTAAGCGCGAAGCTCAGGCGCGGCGGAATTTTCACTTTTTCGATGCACCCGTGGGGCTTTTCATCACCATGGATCGCCGCCTGGAAACCGGCAGCTTTATGGACTGCGGCATGTTTATCCAAAGTGTGATGTTGGCCGGACGTGGCCAGGGGCTGCATACCTGCCCACAGGCTGCCTTTGCTTGGTACCACACCATTATTCGAGAGGAGCTGAAACTGGATAAAAACGCTCTGCTACTTTGCGGTATAGCACTGGGCTATGAAGACACTGAAGCACCTGAAAACGGCTTTATTACTGAGCGTGAAGATATTCAGCACTTCACAACTTTTTATGGCGTGTAA
- the pcaH gene encoding protocatechuate 3,4-dioxygenase subunit beta translates to MQNDNKRFVPRDRNGHPPACAPGYKTSVARSPQQALVSMQQPTASELTGPDFSHLRMGPHDNDLLLNFRQDPSQGGLPQGERIIMFGRVVDQFGKPIPHTLVEMWQANAGGRYRHKNDKYLAPLDPNFGGVGRCLTDEQGFYRFRTIKPGPYPWPNDMNSWRPAHIHVSVTGPSISTRLITQMYFECDPLIPLCPIVHTLKDPLAVETMIGRLDMAHSKPMDCLAYRFDVVVRGELQTYFENQ, encoded by the coding sequence ATGCAAAATGACAATAAACGCTTTGTACCCCGCGACCGCAACGGGCACCCACCTGCCTGCGCGCCGGGTTATAAAACCTCGGTAGCGCGCTCGCCCCAGCAGGCACTGGTGAGCATGCAACAACCCACGGCATCAGAGCTGACCGGCCCAGATTTCAGCCACCTGCGCATGGGCCCCCACGATAACGACCTGCTGCTGAACTTTCGCCAGGACCCAAGCCAGGGCGGGCTACCCCAGGGTGAGCGGATTATCATGTTTGGCCGGGTGGTCGATCAGTTCGGCAAGCCTATTCCACACACTCTGGTGGAAATGTGGCAGGCCAACGCGGGCGGGCGCTATCGCCATAAAAACGATAAGTATCTGGCACCACTAGACCCCAACTTCGGCGGCGTAGGGCGCTGTTTGACCGATGAGCAGGGCTTTTACCGTTTCCGTACTATCAAGCCCGGCCCCTACCCGTGGCCCAACGATATGAATAGCTGGCGGCCTGCGCATATTCACGTCTCGGTCACCGGCCCTTCGATCTCTACTCGTCTGATCACTCAGATGTATTTTGAGTGCGATCCGTTGATTCCCCTGTGCCCCATCGTGCACACGCTCAAAGATCCGCTTGCGGTTGAGACGATGATTGGGCGGCTTGATATGGCCCACAGCAAACCAATGGATTGCCTCGCCTATCGCTTTGACGTGGTGGTGCGCGGCGAGCTGCAGACCTATTTTGAAAACCAATAG
- the pcaQ gene encoding pca operon transcription factor PcaQ produces MLNARIKLRHLQAFLEVARLRSFARAAERLSISQPGISKTIRELEDTLAVSLFERTPLGVSLSQAGLTLLRHAGPAVRALEEGVDALQSQQKGADWLRIGALSTVESQLVPEALRRWQANTMTERGAQVVTGTSAFLLSRLRRGELDIVVGRMTEAREINDLSFEHLYYERLQLVVRHDHPLLALPTLTAESISNYPWVVPPPQTTLRHQVDSFCVRHAIAVPAQRIETLSLALGQRYALSGDAIWIAPEEAVRIAIDRGELCELALPLELHGGSVGLCSNRSLLPTLAAEAFCEALREVAADVVVGHRDKSHNP; encoded by the coding sequence ATGCTGAACGCACGGATTAAGCTGCGTCATCTACAGGCGTTTCTTGAGGTGGCGCGCCTGCGCAGTTTTGCCCGCGCCGCTGAGCGGCTCTCCATCAGCCAACCGGGTATCTCTAAAACTATCCGCGAACTGGAAGATACGCTTGCCGTTTCACTGTTTGAGCGCACGCCGCTTGGCGTTTCCCTCAGCCAAGCAGGGCTTACGCTACTGCGCCATGCGGGTCCGGCAGTACGTGCCCTGGAAGAGGGCGTAGATGCCCTCCAGTCACAGCAAAAAGGTGCCGACTGGCTGCGTATTGGGGCACTTTCTACCGTGGAGAGCCAGTTAGTGCCTGAGGCGCTGCGGCGCTGGCAAGCCAATACCATGACCGAACGGGGCGCGCAGGTAGTGACGGGTACCAGCGCCTTTTTGCTTTCCCGCTTGCGCCGTGGGGAGCTGGATATCGTGGTCGGACGAATGACCGAGGCCCGAGAGATCAACGACCTGAGCTTTGAGCACCTCTACTACGAACGCCTCCAACTGGTCGTCCGCCATGATCATCCCCTCTTGGCGTTGCCAACGCTCACTGCCGAGAGCATCAGCAACTACCCTTGGGTTGTCCCGCCGCCGCAAACCACGCTGCGCCATCAAGTCGATAGTTTCTGTGTTCGCCACGCCATTGCAGTGCCCGCTCAGCGCATTGAGACGCTTTCACTGGCACTTGGCCAACGCTATGCGCTGAGCGGCGATGCTATTTGGATAGCGCCTGAAGAAGCAGTACGCATCGCAATAGACCGCGGTGAGCTGTGCGAACTGGCGCTGCCCTTGGAACTGCATGGCGGCTCCGTTGGGTTATGTAGCAATCGCTCACTGCTTCCCACGCTTGCCGCTGAGGCGTTTTGCGAAGCGTTGCGTGAAGTCGCGGCTGACGTAGTGGTAGGGCATCGGGATAAAAGCCATAACCCATAG
- a CDS encoding CoA-transferase subunit beta, protein MSFEYTSSEMMSVTAARALENGMTCFVGIGLPSEAANLARLTHAPDVVLIYESGTLQTKPAILPLSIGDGELCESALTTVAVPEMFRYWLQGGKINVGFLGTAQIDRFANLNTTLIGDYKAPKVRLPGGGGAPEIATNAGEVFITLKHSKRAFVKDVDFVTTLGFGRDGKGRDNVPNIGKGPTRVITDLCVMKPDPETKELVVVSLHPGVTREDVIDATGWEVRFAEQLESTPEPSANELEILRELKARTERAHAGA, encoded by the coding sequence ATGAGTTTCGAATATACCTCTTCTGAAATGATGTCGGTGACCGCTGCACGGGCACTGGAAAATGGCATGACCTGCTTTGTGGGTATTGGCCTGCCCTCGGAAGCCGCCAATCTGGCACGTCTGACCCACGCCCCGGATGTGGTGCTGATTTATGAGTCAGGCACGCTGCAAACCAAACCTGCGATTCTGCCGCTTTCCATCGGCGACGGTGAACTGTGTGAGTCGGCGCTGACCACCGTGGCGGTGCCGGAGATGTTCCGCTACTGGCTGCAGGGCGGCAAAATCAACGTCGGCTTTTTAGGCACCGCGCAAATCGACCGTTTTGCTAATTTGAATACCACGCTGATTGGTGATTACAAAGCGCCTAAAGTTCGCCTGCCGGGCGGCGGCGGCGCACCGGAAATCGCCACCAACGCCGGTGAAGTCTTTATCACCCTGAAGCACTCCAAGCGCGCCTTTGTAAAAGATGTCGACTTCGTCACCACGCTAGGCTTTGGCCGCGACGGCAAAGGGCGCGATAACGTGCCCAATATCGGCAAAGGCCCCACCCGGGTGATCACCGACCTGTGCGTGATGAAGCCCGATCCTGAGACCAAAGAACTGGTGGTGGTATCGCTGCACCCGGGCGTAACCCGCGAAGACGTCATTGACGCGACCGGTTGGGAAGTGCGCTTTGCCGAGCAGCTTGAAAGCACGCCTGAACCAAGTGCCAATGAGCTTGAAATTCTGCGTGAGCTAAAAGCGCGCACCGAGCGGGCCCACGCGGGCGCATAA
- the pcaF gene encoding 3-oxoadipyl-CoA thiolase: MRDVFLCHPRRTAVGRFGGTLASVRPDDFAASIFKAVLAEAPDLDPAAIEEVFMGCANQAGEDNRNVARMSSLLAGLPTSVPGTTMNRLCGSGMDAVGTAFRAIKAGEMELALAGGVESMSRAPYVMGKADSAFARTQKIEDTTIGWRLINPLMKKAFGVDSMPETAENVAEQFSISREDQDAFALRSQQKAAAAQKAGRFAQEITAIEIPRRKQEALIFDTDEHLRETTLEKLAGLPTPFRAGGSVTAGNASGVNDGAAAMLVASEAAVKQHGLKPMAKVIGMATAGVEPRIMGYGPVPAVQKLLKRTGISMDDIDVFEFNEAFAAQALACMRDLGLKDDDPRVNPNGGAIALGHPLGMSGARLLMTAAHELQNSGKRYALCTMCVGVGQGIATLIERV; the protein is encoded by the coding sequence ATGAGAGACGTCTTTCTTTGTCATCCCCGCCGCACGGCGGTGGGTCGTTTCGGCGGCACCCTGGCCAGCGTTCGCCCGGACGATTTCGCCGCGAGCATCTTTAAAGCCGTACTGGCGGAAGCACCGGATCTCGACCCCGCGGCCATTGAAGAAGTGTTTATGGGCTGCGCCAACCAGGCCGGTGAAGATAACCGCAACGTAGCGCGTATGTCGTCGCTGCTGGCGGGCCTTCCCACCTCGGTGCCCGGCACCACCATGAACCGCCTGTGCGGTTCGGGTATGGATGCAGTCGGCACGGCGTTTCGCGCCATTAAAGCCGGTGAGATGGAACTGGCGCTGGCGGGCGGCGTGGAATCCATGTCCCGTGCGCCCTACGTAATGGGCAAGGCCGATAGCGCCTTTGCCCGCACACAAAAAATCGAAGACACCACCATTGGCTGGCGCTTGATCAACCCGCTAATGAAGAAAGCCTTTGGGGTCGACTCCATGCCGGAAACGGCAGAAAACGTCGCCGAGCAGTTCAGCATTTCCCGCGAAGACCAGGACGCCTTTGCGCTGCGCTCCCAGCAGAAAGCAGCGGCTGCCCAAAAGGCCGGGCGTTTTGCCCAAGAGATTACGGCGATTGAGATCCCGCGCCGCAAGCAGGAAGCGCTGATCTTTGATACCGATGAGCACCTGCGGGAAACCACCCTTGAGAAGCTGGCGGGTTTGCCCACGCCTTTCCGCGCAGGCGGTAGCGTAACCGCGGGCAACGCCTCGGGTGTCAACGACGGGGCGGCGGCGATGCTGGTGGCCAGCGAAGCGGCGGTTAAGCAGCATGGTCTTAAACCGATGGCGAAAGTCATCGGCATGGCTACGGCAGGCGTTGAGCCGCGCATTATGGGCTATGGCCCGGTACCGGCCGTGCAGAAGCTGCTTAAGCGTACCGGCATTTCCATGGATGATATCGACGTATTTGAGTTCAACGAAGCGTTTGCCGCCCAGGCGCTGGCCTGTATGCGCGACTTGGGCCTTAAAGACGATGACCCCCGCGTGAACCCCAACGGCGGCGCGATTGCGCTAGGCCACCCGCTAGGCATGTCCGGTGCGCGTCTGTTAATGACCGCCGCTCATGAGCTGCAAAACAGCGGCAAGCGCTACGCGCTATGTACCATGTGCGTGGGTGTGGGCCAAGGTATCGCCACGCTGATTGAGCGGGTTTAA
- the pcaG gene encoding protocatechuate 3,4-dioxygenase subunit alpha, whose protein sequence is MNQPNSQPTSDLMLRETASQTAGPYVHIGLALAAAGNPVRDEEIWNQMAKPEAEGEHIEVVGIVIDGNGDLVRDAFVEAWQADANGDYQADYDLSKAFNSFGRTATTFDHGSEWSLTTIKPGAVKHSSGQPMAPHINLTLFARGVNIHLQTRLYFDDETDANAKCPVLSRIESPARRQTLIAKREETDGKVRYRFDIRLQGQGETVFFDF, encoded by the coding sequence ATGAATCAGCCTAACAGCCAGCCGACCAGCGACCTGATGCTGCGTGAAACCGCCTCGCAAACGGCCGGCCCCTATGTGCACATTGGCCTTGCCCTCGCTGCGGCTGGCAACCCGGTGCGGGATGAAGAGATCTGGAACCAGATGGCCAAGCCTGAAGCCGAGGGCGAGCATATTGAAGTCGTAGGGATCGTTATCGACGGCAACGGCGATCTAGTCCGCGATGCTTTCGTGGAAGCGTGGCAAGCCGATGCTAACGGCGACTACCAAGCCGATTACGACCTGAGCAAAGCGTTTAACAGCTTCGGCCGCACTGCCACCACCTTCGATCATGGCAGCGAGTGGTCGTTAACCACCATCAAGCCCGGCGCGGTGAAGCACTCCAGCGGTCAACCAATGGCGCCGCATATCAACCTGACGCTGTTCGCCCGCGGGGTGAATATTCACCTGCAAACGCGGCTCTATTTTGACGATGAAACCGATGCTAACGCCAAGTGCCCGGTGCTTTCCCGCATTGAGTCACCGGCCCGCCGCCAAACCTTGATCGCCAAACGAGAAGAAACTGATGGCAAGGTGCGTTATCGCTTTGATATCCGCCTGCAAGGGCAGGGCGAGACGGTGTTTTTTGATTTTTGA
- a CDS encoding alpha/beta fold hydrolase, protein MAFYSINGRSVAYRLLGAEVNPLVVLAHPLGMSQAVWDDVIPALLPRYRVLTWDLPGHGASQAVSGEQITPADLAAEALALVELAGAQRFHFAGTSIGGVVGQQLIAEHSDRLLSATLTNTGAVIGNPDLWNTRADRVRHEGLMAMSQEIVPRWFAPAAFEESPALKAGWCTQMGRGDDESYAQLCEMLGRDTFTGKLAAKNAKVQLFGGSEDMATPPATLEALAAELDGAPLEIVDGVGHVPSVEAPVLFAQKLLAVLATDLGDVANHGVAYATGLETRKQVLGEEHVARSTANANSLDAPFQQMITRLAWGELWSNDDLTRRERSMITTGILAALGREELTLHLKTAQRIGLSEAELRQVLMHVAIYGGVPAANHAFALAKELGWGESFR, encoded by the coding sequence ATGGCATTTTATAGCATCAATGGGCGCAGTGTGGCTTACCGCCTGCTCGGCGCAGAAGTGAACCCGCTGGTCGTACTGGCGCACCCGTTGGGGATGAGTCAGGCCGTATGGGATGACGTGATTCCCGCGCTGCTGCCCCGCTACCGGGTGCTGACCTGGGATCTTCCCGGCCACGGTGCCAGCCAGGCGGTTAGTGGGGAGCAAATCACCCCTGCTGATCTAGCGGCGGAGGCATTGGCGCTGGTCGAGCTTGCAGGCGCGCAGCGCTTTCATTTCGCCGGTACATCGATTGGCGGTGTGGTGGGCCAACAGCTTATAGCCGAGCATAGCGATCGCCTGCTCTCCGCTACGTTGACCAATACCGGCGCGGTGATCGGCAACCCGGATCTATGGAATACCCGTGCCGATCGCGTGCGCCATGAAGGCTTGATGGCGATGTCTCAAGAGATCGTGCCGCGCTGGTTTGCCCCAGCAGCCTTTGAGGAAAGCCCCGCGCTGAAAGCGGGCTGGTGTACACAGATGGGCCGAGGTGACGATGAGTCCTACGCTCAGCTGTGTGAAATGCTGGGCCGCGATACCTTCACGGGCAAATTAGCGGCGAAGAACGCCAAGGTACAGCTGTTTGGCGGTAGCGAAGATATGGCAACGCCGCCAGCGACCCTGGAAGCACTGGCTGCTGAACTGGACGGCGCACCGCTGGAGATTGTTGACGGCGTAGGGCACGTGCCTTCCGTGGAAGCCCCGGTGCTGTTCGCGCAAAAGCTTCTTGCGGTGTTGGCAACTGATTTAGGTGATGTGGCGAACCACGGCGTGGCTTACGCCACCGGCCTTGAGACCCGCAAACAGGTATTGGGAGAGGAGCATGTAGCGCGCTCCACCGCCAATGCCAACAGCCTGGATGCGCCTTTCCAGCAGATGATCACCCGCCTGGCCTGGGGCGAGCTGTGGAGCAACGACGACTTAACCCGCCGCGAGCGCAGCATGATCACCACCGGGATTCTCGCCGCCCTCGGCCGTGAAGAGCTAACACTGCACCTAAAAACCGCTCAACGGATTGGGCTGTCAGAAGCTGAGCTGCGCCAAGTGCTGATGCACGTAGCGATTTACGGCGGCGTTCCGGCAGCCAATCATGCCTTTGCCCTCGCCAAAGAGCTGGGCTGGGGCGAGTCGTTTCGCTAA